From the genome of Leptospira andrefontaineae, one region includes:
- the tmpT gene encoding thiopurine S-methyltransferase: MERDFWLSRWKENNIPFHESEANPLLLKYFKELSIPKDSRIFIPLCGKTLDIAWFLSKGYRVAGAELAEMAIQQLFQELGVEPKISEEGKLTLYSANGIDIFVGDIFDLSKEVLGPVDAVYDRAAFVALPQETRIRYSSHLTQITNDAPQLLITFEYDQTKMAGPPFSISTEEVNLHYKSTFTLKNLASQEMVGGLKGHSAKENVWKLS; this comes from the coding sequence ATGGAAAGAGACTTTTGGTTAAGTAGATGGAAAGAAAATAATATTCCTTTCCACGAAAGTGAGGCAAACCCGCTTCTTCTTAAATATTTCAAAGAACTTTCTATACCGAAAGATAGCCGCATTTTTATCCCTTTATGTGGAAAAACTTTAGATATAGCCTGGTTTCTTTCTAAAGGGTATAGAGTCGCCGGTGCAGAACTCGCCGAAATGGCGATCCAGCAGTTGTTTCAAGAATTAGGCGTAGAACCTAAAATTTCCGAAGAAGGTAAACTCACTCTATACAGTGCAAACGGTATAGATATCTTCGTAGGAGATATATTCGATTTATCTAAAGAGGTCTTAGGCCCAGTGGATGCTGTCTACGATAGAGCAGCTTTCGTGGCTCTTCCGCAAGAAACCCGTATTCGTTATTCTTCACATTTAACTCAAATTACAAATGACGCTCCTCAACTTCTGATCACATTTGAGTATGACCAAACTAAAATGGCAGGTCCTCCTTTTTCTATTTCAACGGAAGAAGTTAATTTACATTATAAAAGCACTTTTACTTTAAAGAATCTTGCAAGTCAGGAAATGGTAGGTGGACTGAAAGGACATTCTGCAAAAGAGAATGTTTGGAAATTATCTTAA